One segment of Pseudomonas pohangensis DNA contains the following:
- the desA gene encoding delta-9 fatty acid desaturase DesA gives MWYFGLLDLSAWQLLAVTLVLTHITIVSVTVYLHRFSAHRALDLHPALQHFFRFWLWLTTAQNTREWTAIHRKHHAKCETVDDPHSPVIKGLRTVLLTGAELYRAEAENPETLRIYGKNCPDDWLERNVYSRFPVGGIVIMAVIDLALFGVLGMTVWAVQMMWIPVWAAGVINGLGHAVGYRNFECRDAATNISPWGILIGGEELHNNHHTYPNSAKLSVKKWEFDMGWAWIQLFSFLRLAKVQRVAPVAHRVEGKRQLDMDTAIAILNNRFQIMAQYRKLVIGPLVKQELAKADDSVHHLFHRAKRLLSRETSLLDDKHQARIAAMLAQSQALRVIYEKRLALQQIWVKTSANGHDMLAAISEWVHEAEASGIQSLRDFAGQLQSYSLRPVSVA, from the coding sequence ATGTGGTATTTCGGTTTGCTTGATCTTTCCGCCTGGCAGTTGCTGGCGGTGACCCTGGTGCTGACGCACATCACCATTGTCAGCGTAACGGTCTATCTGCACCGCTTTTCAGCCCATCGCGCGCTGGATCTGCATCCGGCGCTGCAGCACTTCTTCCGCTTCTGGCTGTGGTTGACCACGGCGCAGAACACCCGCGAATGGACGGCCATCCACCGCAAGCACCACGCCAAGTGCGAGACCGTCGACGATCCGCACAGCCCGGTGATCAAGGGCTTGCGCACGGTGCTGCTGACTGGCGCAGAGCTCTATCGGGCCGAGGCCGAGAATCCGGAAACCCTGCGCATCTACGGCAAGAACTGCCCGGATGACTGGCTTGAGCGCAATGTCTATTCACGCTTTCCGGTTGGCGGCATCGTCATCATGGCGGTGATTGATCTGGCCCTGTTTGGCGTACTTGGCATGACCGTGTGGGCGGTGCAGATGATGTGGATTCCGGTCTGGGCTGCAGGTGTCATCAATGGCCTGGGGCATGCCGTGGGCTACCGCAACTTCGAGTGCCGTGATGCCGCCACCAACATTTCTCCCTGGGGCATCCTGATCGGCGGTGAAGAGCTGCACAACAATCACCATACCTACCCCAACTCGGCCAAGCTGTCGGTAAAAAAGTGGGAGTTCGATATGGGTTGGGCCTGGATCCAGCTATTCAGCTTTCTGCGTCTGGCCAAGGTGCAACGTGTTGCGCCGGTCGCCCATCGCGTGGAAGGCAAGCGGCAGCTGGATATGGATACCGCGATTGCGATTCTCAACAACCGTTTCCAGATCATGGCGCAGTACCGCAAGCTGGTTATCGGGCCGCTGGTCAAACAGGAACTGGCCAAGGCCGATGACTCGGTGCACCACCTGTTCCACCGTGCCAAACGCCTGCTGTCACGTGAAACCAGCCTGCTCGATGACAAGCATCAGGCACGAATTGCCGCCATGCTGGCGCAGAGTCAGGCACTCAGGGTGATCTACGAAAAGCGTCTGGCCTTGCAACAGATCTGGGTCAAGACCAGCGCCAATGGTCATGACATGCTTGCCGCCATCAGCGAGTGGGTGCATGAGGCAGAGGCCAGTGGTATCCAGTCGTTGCGTGATTTTGCCGGGCAACTGCAGAGCTATTCGCTGCGTCCGGTCAGTGTTGCCTGA
- a CDS encoding methyltransferase — translation MDSCNPFAAEPLTSDQLLARFSALDEFLLAHQQLWRPTPFTRRQLDWESEHTELAQWLRSRSLEQAEAAHNQPQLLEAPQPFRTIAQRATQLGQICRLAGVEQPACNPRAALDVPGRKWQQLEAFGSCLHFHEKPRHWLDWCAGKGHLGRYLAQDSAALTCIERDPELVKSGQTLSDKLSIQANHIALDVMEEKARQTLTAAQTPVALHACGDLHVRLLQLASAAGCRQLAIAPCCYNRIQSTQYQALSSAAKQSRLQLDRQDLRLLQCETVTAGRRVRKQRDQSMAWRLGFDLLQRELRGIDAYLPTPPLATSWLQRPYAEYCAELAEQKQLSLGSRHDWASLEAEGWRQLAKVRNLELVRGLFRRPLEIWLLIDRALFLQERGYQVRFGTFCETRLTPRNLMLLAELPDNSLNACG, via the coding sequence ATGGATAGCTGCAACCCGTTTGCTGCAGAGCCGCTCACTTCGGATCAGCTGCTGGCCAGATTTTCCGCCCTGGACGAATTTCTGCTTGCCCATCAGCAGTTATGGCGACCCACGCCCTTTACCCGGCGCCAGCTCGACTGGGAAAGCGAACATACCGAACTGGCACAGTGGCTGCGCTCAAGAAGCCTTGAGCAAGCCGAAGCGGCGCACAACCAGCCCCAGTTACTCGAAGCACCGCAGCCATTCCGGACAATTGCCCAACGCGCCACTCAACTTGGCCAGATCTGCCGGCTGGCCGGAGTAGAACAACCCGCTTGCAATCCACGTGCGGCGCTGGACGTCCCGGGGAGAAAATGGCAGCAACTGGAAGCCTTCGGCAGTTGCCTGCATTTCCACGAGAAACCCCGCCATTGGCTCGACTGGTGCGCGGGGAAAGGTCATCTGGGACGCTATCTGGCCCAGGACTCGGCGGCACTGACCTGTATCGAACGCGATCCGGAGCTGGTGAAAAGTGGCCAGACTCTCTCGGACAAACTGAGCATTCAGGCAAACCATATAGCGCTGGATGTCATGGAAGAAAAGGCCCGGCAGACCCTGACCGCTGCGCAGACACCGGTTGCCCTGCATGCCTGCGGGGATCTGCATGTTCGTCTGCTGCAGCTGGCCAGTGCAGCAGGCTGCAGGCAACTGGCGATTGCACCGTGCTGCTACAACCGCATCCAGAGTACGCAGTATCAGGCGCTCTCAAGCGCGGCCAAGCAATCCCGGCTGCAACTCGACAGGCAGGATCTGCGTCTGCTGCAATGTGAAACAGTCACCGCTGGACGGCGCGTCAGAAAGCAGCGCGACCAGTCGATGGCCTGGAGGCTCGGCTTTGACCTGCTGCAACGCGAACTTCGCGGTATTGATGCCTACCTGCCCACACCACCGCTTGCCACTAGCTGGCTGCAGCGCCCGTATGCCGAGTACTGCGCAGAATTGGCAGAACAGAAACAGCTCAGCCTCGGCTCCCGGCATGACTGGGCAAGTCTGGAGGCTGAAGGCTGGCGGCAGCTCGCCAAGGTACGCAACCTTGAGCTGGTGCGCGGCCTGTTTCGCCGGCCTCTGGAAATCTGGCTGCTCATCGACAGAGCGCTGTTTCTGCAGGAGCGCGGCTATCAGGTCCGGTTTGGCACCTTCTGCGAAACCCGTCTGACTCCACGCAACCTCATGTTGCTGGCCGAACTGCCTGACAACAGCCTGAACGCCTGTGGATAA
- a CDS encoding AMP-binding protein, whose protein sequence is MPTITSPKTPLQMFYHWESTTPHQVFLRQPHNLQWTEYTWSQVGDAVRRTASFMRSLELPAGSRIALWSSNSKDWPIVDLAIMLAGHISVPLYPGQDIASARYILEHSESALIFLGGFDQWEKADQAIPDSIPRVAMLGCKVPCQYALDDILEAFPPYTESPLPQPDDTFTIIYTSGTTGNPKGVEHAHITPGYTCPEMLAATKSEIGNTRFFSFLPMAHAAERIIVEMSSIYCNGQISFNEGLATFAEELRSVQPHLFFSVPRLWIKFKEGVDAKVPPAAQANLSAEMKAGIVRNLGLAEARTIITGAAPCPRDVQNWFIDLGVVLRDGYGMTENFIHGCIWTHNDQPKAGCVGRPIGPGVELKISDAGEVLFRSKGLMKGYYKEPGKTAEAIIDGWYHTGDSGRIDEDGCLWITGRISEVFKTSKGKFVRPTDLESHFGRCPLLSQYCVLGHGLDQPAALVSLSEPGQKLERAALQEELGRVLDEINAELPAWERMPQIFVTTDEWGIANGLLTPTMKLRRKQIEERYRPWIESGLGQGKVIFE, encoded by the coding sequence ATGCCAACAATCACCAGCCCCAAGACCCCCTTGCAAATGTTCTACCACTGGGAATCGACCACCCCCCATCAGGTATTCCTGCGCCAACCGCACAACCTGCAGTGGACCGAATACACCTGGTCACAAGTCGGCGATGCCGTGCGTCGCACAGCATCATTCATGCGCAGCCTGGAACTGCCCGCCGGCAGCCGCATTGCGCTTTGGTCCTCCAACAGCAAGGACTGGCCAATCGTCGATCTGGCAATCATGCTGGCCGGCCACATCAGTGTGCCGCTCTATCCGGGGCAGGACATCGCTTCGGCGCGCTACATTCTTGAACACAGCGAATCCGCGCTGATCTTCCTCGGCGGATTCGATCAATGGGAAAAAGCCGATCAGGCCATTCCGGACAGCATCCCGCGGGTTGCCATGCTCGGCTGCAAGGTGCCTTGCCAGTATGCTCTGGACGATATCCTGGAAGCTTTCCCACCCTACACGGAGTCACCTCTTCCACAGCCGGATGACACCTTCACCATCATCTATACCTCCGGCACCACGGGCAACCCGAAAGGCGTCGAGCACGCGCATATAACGCCGGGCTATACCTGCCCGGAGATGCTCGCGGCGACCAAATCGGAGATCGGCAATACCCGCTTCTTCTCCTTTCTGCCCATGGCGCATGCGGCCGAACGGATCATTGTTGAGATGTCGTCGATCTACTGCAACGGGCAGATTTCCTTCAATGAAGGTCTGGCCACGTTTGCCGAGGAATTGCGTTCGGTACAACCCCACCTGTTCTTCTCGGTGCCGCGCCTGTGGATCAAATTCAAGGAAGGTGTCGATGCCAAGGTTCCGCCTGCGGCACAGGCCAATCTTTCCGCAGAAATGAAAGCCGGGATCGTACGCAATCTGGGCCTGGCCGAAGCACGCACTATCATTACCGGCGCAGCACCCTGCCCGCGCGATGTGCAGAACTGGTTCATCGACCTCGGAGTAGTGCTGCGCGATGGCTACGGGATGACCGAGAACTTCATCCACGGTTGCATCTGGACCCACAACGACCAGCCCAAGGCCGGTTGCGTTGGCCGTCCAATCGGGCCGGGTGTCGAGCTGAAAATTTCCGATGCCGGTGAAGTGCTGTTTCGCAGCAAAGGCCTGATGAAAGGCTATTACAAGGAGCCGGGGAAAACCGCCGAAGCCATTATCGACGGCTGGTACCACACCGGCGATTCCGGGCGCATAGATGAAGACGGCTGCCTGTGGATCACCGGCCGCATCAGTGAAGTATTCAAGACCAGCAAGGGAAAATTCGTCCGTCCTACCGACCTGGAAAGCCATTTCGGTCGCTGCCCGCTGCTGTCGCAGTACTGCGTGCTGGGCCATGGCCTGGATCAGCCGGCGGCTCTGGTCAGTCTCTCCGAACCCGGCCAGAAACTGGAGCGGGCAGCCTTGCAGGAGGAGCTTGGTCGCGTTCTCGACGAGATCAACGCCGAGCTGCCGGCATGGGAGCGCATGCCGCAGATATTTGTCACCACCGACGAGTGGGGTATTGCCAACGGCCTGCTGACGCCAACGATGAAACTGCGCCGCAAGCAGATCGAAGAGCGCTACCGCCCCTGGATCGAGAGTGGCCTGGGGCAGGGCAAGGTGATTTTCGAGTAA
- a CDS encoding ABC transporter permease: MNWEVIIKYMPKLLEGAWLTLELVGIAVVAGLILAIPLGVARSSQRWYVRAFPYGYIFFFRGTPLLVQLFLVYYGLPQFDIIREGPLWPYLRSPFWCAVITMTMHTAAYIAEIIRGAIQAIPSGEIEAARALGMSKWQTLFYITLPRATRIGLPAYSNEVILMLKASSLASTITLLELTGMARTIIARTYLPVEIFFAAGLFYLLISYVLVRAFKQLEQYLRVDACQGR; the protein is encoded by the coding sequence ATGAACTGGGAAGTCATCATCAAATACATGCCCAAGCTGCTCGAAGGCGCCTGGCTTACGCTCGAACTGGTTGGCATCGCTGTCGTCGCCGGTCTTATTCTGGCCATACCACTGGGCGTGGCGCGCTCATCGCAGCGCTGGTACGTACGTGCATTCCCTTACGGCTATATCTTCTTCTTTCGCGGCACACCGCTGCTGGTGCAGCTGTTTCTGGTTTACTACGGCCTGCCCCAATTCGACATTATCCGTGAAGGACCTTTGTGGCCCTACCTGCGCAGCCCGTTCTGGTGTGCGGTTATCACCATGACCATGCACACGGCAGCCTACATTGCGGAAATCATCCGCGGCGCCATCCAGGCCATTCCGTCGGGCGAGATCGAAGCCGCGCGCGCGCTGGGCATGTCCAAATGGCAAACGCTGTTCTACATCACCTTGCCGAGGGCAACCCGCATCGGCCTGCCGGCCTACAGCAACGAAGTCATCCTGATGCTCAAAGCCAGCTCGCTGGCCAGTACCATCACACTACTGGAACTCACCGGGATGGCGCGCACGATCATTGCCAGAACCTATCTGCCGGTCGAGATTTTCTTCGCTGCCGGGCTGTTCTACCTGTTGATTTCCTATGTACTGGTCCGCGCCTTCAAGCAACTGGAACAATACCTGCGGGTAGATGCCTGTCAGGGGCGCTGA
- a CDS encoding tetratricopeptide repeat protein, whose product MRFSIALAGLLSIGLAHTAHADYKAGLDAYQKGDFKTALAEVKPSAEQGNAMAQFGMGLMYRNGQGVLPDYQEAHKWFSLAADQGNGAAQFNLAMLYHNGQGVTKNFQEAARLYRLAADNGNARAQFNLGTMYQMGQGVPQDYKEAARLIRQAAEQKMAVAQFAMGGLYFSGHGVVQDYTEAVKWYRLAADQRTPIALIALSGMYANGQGVAKSPVIAYALANVVADKNKTYAGLRDTLGAKLNAAQLKDAQKLTRDIAQQGTNRVFDHNLAAK is encoded by the coding sequence ATGCGCTTTAGTATCGCTCTGGCTGGACTGCTTTCAATTGGGCTGGCTCATACGGCACACGCAGATTACAAGGCAGGTCTGGACGCTTACCAGAAAGGTGATTTCAAGACAGCTCTGGCCGAAGTCAAGCCGTCGGCCGAACAGGGCAACGCAATGGCGCAGTTCGGTATGGGACTGATGTACCGGAACGGTCAGGGCGTACTGCCTGACTATCAGGAAGCCCATAAATGGTTCAGCTTGGCTGCCGATCAGGGTAACGGCGCTGCCCAGTTCAATCTCGCCATGCTGTACCACAACGGTCAGGGCGTGACCAAGAATTTCCAGGAAGCGGCAAGGCTCTATCGTCTGGCTGCGGACAATGGCAACGCCCGTGCCCAGTTCAATCTGGGCACCATGTATCAGATGGGGCAAGGCGTACCACAGGATTACAAGGAAGCTGCACGGCTGATCCGTCAGGCTGCCGAGCAGAAGATGGCAGTCGCGCAATTTGCCATGGGCGGTCTTTATTTTTCCGGCCACGGGGTTGTGCAGGACTACACCGAGGCGGTCAAGTGGTACCGGCTGGCTGCAGACCAGCGCACCCCCATCGCCTTGATTGCCTTGAGCGGTATGTATGCCAACGGGCAGGGAGTTGCCAAGAGCCCGGTGATTGCTTATGCCCTGGCCAATGTGGTTGCCGACAAGAACAAGACCTATGCCGGTTTGCGTGACACTCTGGGTGCCAAGCTGAATGCGGCCCAACTCAAGGATGCACAGAAGCTCACCAGAGATATTGCCCAGCAGGGCACAAATCGGGTCTTTGATCATAATCTGGCTGCCAAGTAA
- the gabT gene encoding 4-aminobutyrate--2-oxoglutarate transaminase, protein MSKTNESLMQRRVAAVPRGVGQIHPIFCERAENATVWDVEGREYIDFAGGIAVLNTGHLHPKVVAAVQKQLTKVSHTCFQVLAYEPYVELCEKINAMVPGDFDKKTLLVTTGSEAVENAVKIARATTGRAGVIAFTGGYHGRTMMTLGLTGKVVPYSAGMGIMPGNTFRAQYPCALHGVSTDDAMASIERIFKNDAEPRDIAAIILEPVQGEGGFYVAPKDFMQRLRALCDQHGILLIADEVQTGAGRTGTFFAMEQMGVAADLTTFAKSIAGGFPLAGVCGKAEYMDTIAPGGLGGTYAGSPIACAAALAVIEVFEEEKLLDRCKAVGERVVNGLKAIQARHNSIGEVRNLGAMIAVELCEGGDIHQPNPTLTGQVVAKAREKGLILLSCGTYGNVLRVLVPLTAPDAQLDKGVAIIAECFDELA, encoded by the coding sequence ATGAGCAAGACAAACGAATCACTGATGCAACGCCGTGTAGCAGCGGTTCCGCGTGGTGTCGGGCAGATCCATCCGATTTTTTGCGAGCGTGCCGAAAACGCTACGGTGTGGGATGTTGAAGGTCGCGAGTACATCGACTTCGCCGGTGGCATCGCGGTACTCAATACCGGCCACCTGCACCCGAAAGTGGTGGCGGCGGTGCAGAAGCAGCTGACCAAGGTTTCCCACACCTGCTTCCAGGTGCTGGCCTACGAGCCCTACGTCGAACTGTGCGAGAAGATCAATGCCATGGTTCCCGGCGACTTCGACAAGAAGACCCTGCTGGTGACTACCGGCTCGGAAGCGGTGGAAAATGCGGTGAAAATCGCCCGCGCCACCACCGGGCGTGCCGGTGTGATCGCCTTCACCGGCGGCTACCATGGCCGCACCATGATGACCCTGGGCCTGACCGGCAAGGTCGTGCCCTACTCTGCCGGCATGGGCATCATGCCGGGCAACACCTTCCGTGCGCAGTACCCGTGCGCGCTGCATGGCGTGAGTACGGATGACGCCATGGCGAGCATCGAGCGCATCTTCAAGAACGACGCCGAGCCGCGCGACATCGCCGCGATCATCCTCGAGCCGGTACAGGGTGAAGGTGGTTTCTATGTGGCGCCGAAAGACTTCATGCAGCGCCTGCGTGCCCTCTGCGACCAGCATGGCATCCTGCTGATCGCCGACGAAGTGCAGACCGGCGCCGGGCGTACCGGCACCTTCTTTGCCATGGAGCAGATGGGTGTTGCGGCTGACCTGACCACCTTCGCCAAGTCGATTGCCGGTGGTTTTCCGCTGGCAGGTGTGTGTGGCAAGGCGGAATACATGGACACCATCGCGCCCGGCGGGCTGGGCGGTACCTATGCCGGCAGTCCGATTGCCTGTGCGGCGGCGCTGGCGGTGATCGAGGTGTTTGAAGAGGAAAAATTGCTGGATCGCTGCAAGGCAGTTGGCGAGCGTGTGGTCAATGGCCTCAAGGCGATCCAGGCCAGGCACAACAGCATTGGCGAAGTGCGCAACCTGGGAGCAATGATCGCGGTCGAGTTGTGTGAGGGCGGCGACATTCACCAGCCGAATCCGACGCTGACCGGACAGGTTGTTGCCAAGGCGCGCGAGAAAGGCCTGATCCTGCTGTCCTGCGGCACCTATGGCAACGTGCTGCGCGTACTGGTGCCGTTGACCGCGCCGGATGCGCAACTGGACAAGGGCGTGGCAATTATTGCCGAGTGCTTCGACGAACTCGCCTAA
- a CDS encoding tetratricopeptide repeat protein, whose protein sequence is MRIIIAITGLLLAAVITSAQAGLAEGVEAIGKGDFKAALVQLQPLAEQGNADAQFNLGLMYFNGTGVPQDDQLALKWFRLSADQGDAFAQFALGNMYFLGRAVEKNFVVSYALGNLSAANVPSYFTAPAQMRDASAAQLDSRQIEAGQKLTREMRQMRPLPALDAYLQNN, encoded by the coding sequence ATGCGCATCATCATCGCAATCACCGGGCTGCTTCTCGCAGCGGTAATCACTAGCGCTCAGGCAGGCCTCGCCGAAGGTGTCGAGGCTATCGGCAAGGGCGATTTCAAGGCTGCGCTGGTACAGTTGCAGCCGCTGGCGGAACAGGGCAACGCCGATGCCCAATTCAATCTCGGTCTGATGTATTTCAATGGCACTGGCGTCCCGCAGGATGATCAGCTAGCACTCAAATGGTTCCGTCTGTCTGCCGATCAGGGCGATGCCTTTGCCCAGTTTGCGCTTGGCAACATGTACTTTCTGGGGCGCGCCGTAGAGAAGAACTTTGTTGTCAGTTATGCGCTGGGCAACCTGTCGGCAGCCAATGTCCCTTCCTACTTCACGGCGCCGGCGCAGATGCGTGACGCTTCAGCGGCTCAGCTGGATTCCCGGCAGATTGAAGCCGGACAAAAGCTCACTCGTGAAATGCGCCAAATGCGGCCGCTGCCGGCGCTGGATGCCTACTTGCAGAACAACTGA
- a CDS encoding EAL domain-containing protein, with product MALPLRWLFGLLCFMALQQAHAELPLTILNPQQAAQATPLQALRVLEDDTPSLNIRSALPLLNERGATYYGSTSLGYSASTFWAGFRLEGAKGQQYFLELGNPFIDEVELWVYVRGQMILYRSSGDLLPFSARQEPYPNFLLPLPMFGSSVQDVVLRIHSSSNLSLPIKLVSEPVKTSLISRYWGQSGLIFGALLIIGLFHLTKYLALRDRHLGYYTVTTLFLAWYYASSSGLSNLLLWYDVPRAQPIESNLTGALSLCFSTLFILATLDLRQTWIIRLRNLLFVCLFGTASMILLDINDYRWPRLMNQLMLVIALFQMAASLLALKLRRPYAGTVVTIWCSVLLMMMALALVRTGVLPQYPWVQMLSSYLPLITVFLFGLLNGRQLDNVRKQLILSQTEAIDNLEQYRALFKNASEGIFRCTATGKLLEANPSMLRLIGLQQTDIQTLRRHSISNLLKPGEWRAFVERLNSSQPHASGEFQLHGLDGTRHWIHLSLHIHAEHADIEGIVVDLSERRQLERKLSRLAAHDPLTGLLNRRELERLLQESIDGRGTCYSHLLYLDLDQFKQVNDLCGHSAGDLLLRQLSGSMQAQLPASAVLARIGGDEFAILLREDDLGAALKQAEIIRTSVEKFVFNWEGRPFRLFVSIGLLELDEHITEWQTALSWSDSASQLAKHHGRNRVHCFNPDDSMLLEHQRQLQWISRLREAIEQNHFELFFQPILPMQRHESGWHYEILLRYRDPDTLEWVAPGQFLVAAERYGFLPAIDRWTLGRLCDWLVSNPEHCARLKQVNINVAAPSLLDQGYHDLLYTMIEERRLPAGRVCIEVTEMVALGELGASSQWIARLRERGLKIALDDFGSGFASYAYLRSLPLDFLKIDGSFISNIENDPINQAMVRSMVQISRKLGLQTVAEFVESQASLDCLQQLGIDYAQGYFIGRPQPLSRLADLPLTEGSNDLPEPADPLSKVAE from the coding sequence ATGGCGCTACCCCTTCGCTGGCTGTTCGGCCTGCTGTGCTTTATGGCACTGCAGCAGGCGCATGCCGAACTGCCACTGACCATCCTCAACCCTCAACAGGCCGCACAAGCCACCCCGCTGCAGGCTTTGCGGGTACTCGAAGACGACACCCCGTCACTCAACATACGCAGCGCCTTGCCACTGCTCAACGAGCGCGGCGCAACCTACTACGGCAGTACATCGCTAGGGTACAGCGCCAGCACTTTCTGGGCCGGCTTCCGCCTCGAGGGGGCGAAGGGACAGCAGTACTTCCTCGAGCTGGGCAATCCGTTCATCGACGAGGTCGAGCTCTGGGTGTATGTCCGCGGGCAAATGATCCTGTACCGCAGTAGCGGTGACTTGCTGCCTTTCTCTGCCCGTCAGGAACCCTATCCAAACTTTCTGCTGCCCCTGCCCATGTTTGGCAGTAGCGTTCAGGATGTCGTGCTGCGCATTCACAGCAGCTCCAATCTTTCGCTGCCGATAAAGCTGGTATCAGAGCCGGTCAAGACCAGCCTGATCTCGCGATACTGGGGGCAAAGCGGCCTGATATTCGGCGCATTGCTGATCATCGGCCTGTTTCACCTGACCAAGTATCTGGCCCTGCGTGACCGGCATCTTGGCTATTACACCGTCACCACACTTTTTCTCGCCTGGTACTACGCCAGCAGCAGCGGCCTGAGCAACCTTTTGCTGTGGTATGACGTACCCCGCGCACAACCCATAGAAAGCAACCTGACCGGCGCCTTGAGCCTGTGTTTCAGCACCCTGTTCATTCTCGCCACGCTGGACTTGCGGCAAACCTGGATCATCCGCCTGCGCAATCTGCTGTTCGTCTGCCTGTTCGGAACGGCCAGTATGATTTTGCTGGATATCAACGACTATCGCTGGCCCCGCCTGATGAATCAGCTGATGCTGGTCATCGCCCTGTTCCAGATGGCTGCCTCGCTCCTGGCGCTCAAGCTCAGGCGCCCTTATGCCGGCACGGTGGTGACCATCTGGTGCAGCGTGCTGCTGATGATGATGGCCCTCGCGCTGGTACGTACCGGCGTACTGCCACAGTACCCCTGGGTGCAGATGCTCAGCAGTTATCTGCCGTTAATTACGGTATTCCTTTTCGGACTGCTCAATGGCCGCCAACTGGATAATGTGCGCAAGCAGCTGATCCTTAGCCAGACCGAAGCCATCGACAATCTCGAGCAATACCGTGCGCTGTTCAAAAATGCTTCCGAGGGCATCTTTCGCTGCACTGCCACGGGCAAACTGCTGGAAGCCAACCCGAGCATGCTGCGCCTGATCGGCCTGCAGCAAACAGACATCCAGACCCTGCGCCGCCACTCGATTAGCAACTTGCTCAAGCCCGGCGAATGGCGCGCGTTTGTTGAGCGCCTGAACAGCAGCCAGCCGCATGCCAGCGGCGAGTTCCAGCTGCACGGGCTGGACGGTACAAGGCACTGGATACACCTGTCACTGCACATCCATGCCGAACACGCGGATATCGAAGGCATTGTCGTCGACCTGAGCGAGCGCCGGCAGCTGGAGCGCAAGCTGTCCAGACTGGCCGCACATGACCCACTGACCGGCCTGCTCAACCGCCGCGAACTGGAGCGGCTGCTGCAGGAAAGCATTGATGGCCGGGGCACGTGCTACAGCCATCTGCTGTATCTCGACCTCGATCAGTTCAAGCAGGTCAATGATCTTTGCGGTCATAGCGCCGGCGACCTGCTGTTGCGCCAGCTTTCCGGCAGCATGCAGGCACAGTTGCCGGCCAGCGCTGTGCTGGCACGCATTGGTGGCGACGAGTTCGCCATCCTGTTGCGCGAGGATGATCTTGGCGCGGCGCTCAAACAGGCGGAAATCATCCGCACCAGCGTCGAAAAGTTTGTTTTCAACTGGGAGGGCCGTCCCTTCCGCCTGTTTGTCAGCATCGGCCTGCTGGAGCTGGATGAGCACATCACCGAATGGCAGACCGCCCTGAGCTGGTCCGACAGTGCCAGCCAGCTGGCTAAGCACCATGGCCGCAACCGGGTGCACTGTTTCAACCCCGACGACAGCATGTTGCTTGAACACCAGCGCCAGCTGCAGTGGATCTCGCGCCTGCGTGAAGCTATCGAGCAGAACCATTTCGAGCTGTTTTTCCAGCCCATACTGCCGATGCAGCGCCATGAATCTGGCTGGCACTACGAGATTCTGCTGCGCTATCGTGACCCGGACACCCTCGAGTGGGTGGCCCCCGGGCAGTTCCTGGTGGCTGCCGAGCGTTACGGATTTCTCCCCGCGATAGACCGCTGGACCCTGGGCAGACTGTGCGACTGGCTGGTCAGCAACCCGGAGCACTGCGCCCGCCTCAAGCAGGTCAACATCAACGTAGCCGCCCCCTCGCTGCTGGATCAGGGCTATCACGACCTGCTCTACACCATGATCGAAGAGCGCCGGCTACCTGCCGGGCGCGTATGCATCGAGGTAACCGAGATGGTTGCCCTCGGCGAACTTGGTGCATCCTCGCAATGGATCGCCAGACTGCGTGAACGCGGCCTGAAAATCGCCCTGGATGACTTCGGTAGCGGCTTCGCCTCCTATGCCTACCTGCGCAGCCTGCCGCTGGATTTTCTGAAGATTGACGGCTCCTTCATCAGCAATATCGAAAACGATCCGATCAATCAGGCCATGGTCCGCTCGATGGTGCAGATCTCGCGCAAGCTCGGCCTGCAAACCGTGGCCGAGTTTGTCGAAAGTCAGGCCAGCCTGGACTGCCTGCAACAACTGGGCATCGATTATGCCCAGGGCTACTTCATTGGCCGTCCGCAGCCACTGTCTCGGCTGGCAGATCTACCGCTGACCGAAGGCAGCAACGATCTCCCGGAACCGGCCGACCCCCTGAGCAAAGTTGCGGAGTAA